The Daucus carota subsp. sativus chromosome 2, DH1 v3.0, whole genome shotgun sequence genome includes a window with the following:
- the LOC108206761 gene encoding exocyst complex component EXO70H1, whose protein sequence is MRNIFSAPKSPSPSPPPSWSHRTTFSSSIMDENIESAAAIIIKWNTDSLAQAKSSPLFSGDRTESKLFIKSIEELQFALKYFVSENYSPSKLVQGQNLMQMAMKRLEKEFYVMLSAQRDFLDSQSSVKSSVSDEESDFGSSGGEQTIENNFDVAMADLKIIADCMIKYGYGKECAKIYKIVRKSVVDEKLYYLGVENLSLSQIQKLDWETIELKLKQWVNAMKVAVRTLFRGERILCDHVFAASDFIRESSFAEISMSGGLMLLTFPENIAKLKKSPEKIFKLLDLYDAISRNWEDIVSIFSFDSTSAVRLQAHSSLFKLGEAIRITLSEFESAIQKHTSKSILPGGGVHPLTRYVMNYFVFMVDYSSILPEIIAEDPVTTTASVSMPESYFSASSPDENPPPISLRFAWIILVLLCKLDANAQLYKDVSLSYLFLANNLNYIVSKVRNSNLRVFLGDEWLEKHQSKAQLYASNYKRMSWSKLVASLPHNPAADISPEEAKKSFLLFNSIFEESYRKQSNWIVTDPELRDQIKTSVAIEVVPVYREFYDKNRQWFRREVGFESVVRYAPEDLENYLSDLFSGNGVGESTSSCSSVAASPAREIRRR, encoded by the coding sequence atGAGGAACATTTTTTCTGCACCGAaatctccatctccatctccacctccgtCTTGGTCTCATCGCACCACCTTTTCTTCATCGATAATGGATGAGAACATAGAATCTGCTGCCGCGATAATTATCAAGTGGAACACGGATTCATTAGCGCAAGCAAAATCGTCGCCTCTGTTCTCCGGAGACCGTACCGAGTCCAAACTGTTTATTAAGTCTATTGAAGAGCTGCAATTCGCTTTGAAGTACTTTGTTTCGGAGAATTACAGCCCGAGTAAACTCGTCCAGGGCCAAAATCTCATGCAGATGGCGATGAAAAGACTCGAAAAGGAGTTCTACGTTATGCTGTCAGCTCAGAGAGATTTTCTTGATTCTCAATCATCAGTTAAATCGAGCGTTTCAGATGAAGAGAGCGATTTTGGAAGCTCGGGCGGTGAACAGACAATAGAAAATAATTTCGACGTAGCAATGGCGGATCTAAAAATTATTGCTGATTGTATGATCAAGTACGGATATGGAAAAGAGTGTGCGAAGATTTACAAAATTGTTCGTAAATCAGTAGTGGACGAGAAATTATATTACCTAGGCGTGGAGAATCTGAGCTTGTCTCAGATTCAAAAGCTTGATTGGGAGACAATTGAGCTCAAATTGAAACAATGGGTGAACGCGATGAAAGTTGCTGTCAGAACTCTGTTCCGAGGAGAAAGAATTCTTTGTGATCACGTCTTCGCCGCGTCTGATTTCATCAGAGAATCGAGCTTCGCGGAGATTTCAATGAGCGGGGGACTCATGCTGCTCACTTTTCCAGAAAATATAgcgaaattaaaaaaatcaccaGAGAAAATATTCAAGCTTCTCGATCTATACGATGCTATTTCACGGAATTGGGAAGATATAGTgtctattttttcttttgattcGACCTCAGCTGTCCGATTACAAGCGCATTCTTCGCTATTTAAACTCGGTGAGGCCATCCGAATCACCCTGTCCGAATTTGAATCAGCGATACAGAAGCACACTTCGAAATCAATTCTTCCAGGTGGCGGTGTGCATCCTCTGACGCGTTACGTTATGAATTATTTCGTTTTCATGGTTGATTACAGCAGTATATTGCCAGAAATCATCGCGGAGGATCCTGTCACGACGACAGCGTCTGTTTCCATGCCTGAGTCTTATTTCTCCGCGTCATCTCCCGATGAAAATCCTCCACCGATTTCTTTACGATTCGCGTGGATTATACTTGTTCTTCTCTGTAAACTCGACGCCAATGCGCAGCTTTACAAAGACGTGTCTCTGTCGTATCTGTTTCTTGCCAATAATTTGAACTACATTGTCTCGAAAGTGAGAAATTCAAATCTTAGAGTTTTTTTGGGAGATGAATGGCTGGAGAAGCATCAAAGCAAAGCACAACTATACGCGTCGAATTACAAGAGAATGAGCTGGAGTAAACTCGTCGCATCCTTGCCTCATAATCCAGCAGCTGATATTTCACCTGAAGAAGCAAAGAAGagttttttgttatttaattcaatttttgaagAATCGTATCGAAAGCAATCCAACTGGATTGTGACTGATCCGGAACTCCGAGACCAGATTAAAACATCAGTTGCAATTGAGGTTGTACCGGTCTACAGAGAATTTTACGACAAAAACAGGCAGTGGTTTAGAAGAGAAGTTGGGTTTGAGTCAGTTGTGAGATATGCCCCGGAAGATTTAGAGAATTATTTGTCTGATTTGTTTTCCGGGAATGGAGTAGGAGAAAGTACGTCATCCTGTAGTTCGGTGGCAGCATCACCGGCACGGGAAATACGACGTCGCTGA
- the LOC108208190 gene encoding 3-ketoacyl-CoA synthase 12 isoform X2, translated as MVFHAREDSPTYEDGILEMDEFFHDSIDKLLARTGVSPQDIHVLVVNVACITTIPSLASRIIKRYKMREDVKIYNLTGMGCSASLISINIVESIFKCQENVNALVVASESLSPNWYTGNDKSMILTNCLFRAGGVAILLTNKKSLKDRAMFKLKCLVRTHHGARDEAYTSCIQMEDEHGRVGINLSKNLPKAATRAFIENLRLISLKILPLREILRYALLSFVGKFVMINFKTGVDHFCLHTGGKAVIDSIGKSLGLSEYDLEPARMTLHRFGNTSASSIWYVLGYMEAKKRFKRGEKVFMISLGAGFKCNSCLWEVVRDLDGENGNCWNECDIDKYPPTSFSNPFMDKYGWLNHKDETTFDRNDFE; from the coding sequence ATGGTGTTCCATGCCCGCGAAGATAGCCCTACGTACGAAGATGGAATTCTAGAGATGGACGAGTTTTTCCACGATAGCATTGATAAACTCTTGGCCAGAACCGGAGTTTCTCCTCAAGATATTCATGTTCTTGTCGTCAATGTTGCATGTATAACTACAATCCCTTCGTTGGCTTCGAGAATCATCAAACGTTACAAGATGAGGGAAGATGTTAAGATTTATAATCTCACTGGAATGGGGTGCAGTGCAAGTCTTATATCTATTAACATTGTTGAGAGTATCTTCAAGTGTCAAGAAAATGTGAATGCACTTGTCGTGGCCTCGGAGTCTTTGAGTCCGAACTGGTATACTGGAAACGACAAGTCCATGATCCTTACAAACTGCCTGTTCAGGGCAGGCGGCGTGGCGATACTTTTAACAAACAAAAAGAGTTTGAAAGACAGGGCAATGTTCAAGTTGAAGTGTCTGGTTCGGACACACCATGGTGCACGAGACGAGGCCTACACGAGTTGTATACAAATGGAGGATGAGCATGGACGAGTCGGAATTAACCTCAGTAAGAATCTCCCCAAGGCGGCCACTCGCGCATTCATAGAAAACCTCAGACTCATATCTCTGAAAATATTACCACTGAGGGAAATTTTAAGGTACGCATTGCTTTCATTTGTGGGAAAATTTGTGATGATAAACTTCAAGACGGGAGTGGATCACTTCTGCCTACACACGGGGGGGAAGGCGGTGATTGATTCGATTGGGAAGAGCCTGGGACTAAGTGAGTATGATCTGGAGCCGGCAAGAATGACACTCCACAGGTTCGGTAATACTTCAGCAAGCAGCATTTGGTATGTGTTAGGATACATGGAAGCGAAAAAAAGGTTTAAAAGAGGTGAGAAGGTATTTATGATCAGTTTGGGGGCGGGGTTCAAGTGTAATAGTTGTTTGTGGGAAGTTGTACGAGACTTGGATGGTGAGAATGGTAATTGTTGGAATGAATGTGACATTGATAAATACCCACCAACAAGTTTCTCTAATCCCTTCATGGACAAATATGGTTGGCTCAATCACAAGGATGAAACCACATTCGATCGTAATGATTTCGAATAA
- the LOC108208190 gene encoding 3-ketoacyl-CoA synthase 12 isoform X1, giving the protein MATFLFLYVLSLFSLSLLILRMIQRKRRQACYILDYQCYKPTDDRKLSTELSGKIIRRNKNLGLDEFKFLLKVIVGSGIGEETYGPRMVFHAREDSPTYEDGILEMDEFFHDSIDKLLARTGVSPQDIHVLVVNVACITTIPSLASRIIKRYKMREDVKIYNLTGMGCSASLISINIVESIFKCQENVNALVVASESLSPNWYTGNDKSMILTNCLFRAGGVAILLTNKKSLKDRAMFKLKCLVRTHHGARDEAYTSCIQMEDEHGRVGINLSKNLPKAATRAFIENLRLISLKILPLREILRYALLSFVGKFVMINFKTGVDHFCLHTGGKAVIDSIGKSLGLSEYDLEPARMTLHRFGNTSASSIWYVLGYMEAKKRFKRGEKVFMISLGAGFKCNSCLWEVVRDLDGENGNCWNECDIDKYPPTSFSNPFMDKYGWLNHKDETTFDRNDFE; this is encoded by the coding sequence ATGGCCACCTTTCTATTTCTATACGtactttctctcttttctttatctttgcTAATACTGAGAATGATTCAGAGAAAGCGAAGGCAGGCTTGTTATATACTAGATTACCAGTGTTACAAGCCCACCGATGATCGAAAGCTCAGCACAGAGCTATCCGGAAAAATAATCAGACGAAACAAGAACTTGGGCCTCGACGAGTTCAAGTTCTTGTTGAAAGTCATTGTCGGCTCCGGCATTGGTGAAGAAACTTATGGGCCGAGAATGGTGTTCCATGCCCGCGAAGATAGCCCTACGTACGAAGATGGAATTCTAGAGATGGACGAGTTTTTCCACGATAGCATTGATAAACTCTTGGCCAGAACCGGAGTTTCTCCTCAAGATATTCATGTTCTTGTCGTCAATGTTGCATGTATAACTACAATCCCTTCGTTGGCTTCGAGAATCATCAAACGTTACAAGATGAGGGAAGATGTTAAGATTTATAATCTCACTGGAATGGGGTGCAGTGCAAGTCTTATATCTATTAACATTGTTGAGAGTATCTTCAAGTGTCAAGAAAATGTGAATGCACTTGTCGTGGCCTCGGAGTCTTTGAGTCCGAACTGGTATACTGGAAACGACAAGTCCATGATCCTTACAAACTGCCTGTTCAGGGCAGGCGGCGTGGCGATACTTTTAACAAACAAAAAGAGTTTGAAAGACAGGGCAATGTTCAAGTTGAAGTGTCTGGTTCGGACACACCATGGTGCACGAGACGAGGCCTACACGAGTTGTATACAAATGGAGGATGAGCATGGACGAGTCGGAATTAACCTCAGTAAGAATCTCCCCAAGGCGGCCACTCGCGCATTCATAGAAAACCTCAGACTCATATCTCTGAAAATATTACCACTGAGGGAAATTTTAAGGTACGCATTGCTTTCATTTGTGGGAAAATTTGTGATGATAAACTTCAAGACGGGAGTGGATCACTTCTGCCTACACACGGGGGGGAAGGCGGTGATTGATTCGATTGGGAAGAGCCTGGGACTAAGTGAGTATGATCTGGAGCCGGCAAGAATGACACTCCACAGGTTCGGTAATACTTCAGCAAGCAGCATTTGGTATGTGTTAGGATACATGGAAGCGAAAAAAAGGTTTAAAAGAGGTGAGAAGGTATTTATGATCAGTTTGGGGGCGGGGTTCAAGTGTAATAGTTGTTTGTGGGAAGTTGTACGAGACTTGGATGGTGAGAATGGTAATTGTTGGAATGAATGTGACATTGATAAATACCCACCAACAAGTTTCTCTAATCCCTTCATGGACAAATATGGTTGGCTCAATCACAAGGATGAAACCACATTCGATCGTAATGATTTCGAATAA